A stretch of Methylogaea oryzae DNA encodes these proteins:
- the nadB gene encoding L-aspartate oxidase gives MSAHPYYDVLIIGSGAAGLSLALRLPPSMRIAVLAKASLQDSNTYHAQGGISAVLDAHDSIDSHIHDTLVAGAGLCDEDTVKLVVSQGRQCIDWLIQQGMPFTEERDTQGASHLHLTREGGHSHRRVAHAADATGQALSTTLQHRVQAQPHIDLLENHNVIDLITAAKLGLPNDRVLGAYVLDTASHRITTFRAKMVVLATGGASKVYLYTSNPDVATGDGIALAWRAGCQVANMEFIQFHPTCLYHPQARSFLISEAVRGEGGHLLLQDGTPFMQNFDPRGELAPRDIVARAIDHEIKRLGIDCVYLDISHKPAEFVQSHFPTIYRRCLDFNIDITRQPIPVVPAAHYTCGGVVTDRQARTGLPGLYAIGETACTGLHGANRLASNSLQECLVFAKQAADDITARLADTPPPPELPDWDESQVTDSDEEVVVAHNWHEIRQFMWDYVGIVRSDKRLERALHRAELLKKEIAEYYGHFKVTSDLLELRNLVIVAELIIRSAMRRKESRGLHFTLDYPHPDDSQPPRNTVLTPGERHVPLP, from the coding sequence GTGTCCGCCCATCCTTATTATGATGTACTAATCATCGGCAGCGGCGCCGCGGGCCTCAGCCTGGCGCTGCGCTTACCCCCATCCATGCGCATCGCCGTGCTGGCCAAGGCGTCGCTGCAAGACAGCAATACCTACCACGCCCAAGGCGGCATTTCCGCGGTGCTGGACGCGCACGACTCCATCGACTCCCACATCCACGATACCCTGGTCGCCGGCGCCGGCCTGTGCGACGAGGACACCGTCAAACTGGTGGTATCGCAAGGCCGCCAGTGCATCGACTGGCTGATCCAGCAAGGCATGCCCTTCACCGAGGAACGGGACACCCAGGGAGCCAGCCACTTGCACCTTACGCGGGAAGGCGGCCACTCGCACCGAAGGGTGGCGCACGCCGCCGACGCCACCGGTCAAGCGTTGTCCACCACCCTGCAGCATCGGGTGCAGGCCCAACCCCACATCGACTTGCTGGAAAACCACAACGTCATCGACCTGATAACCGCCGCCAAGCTAGGGCTTCCCAACGACCGGGTGCTGGGAGCGTACGTACTGGACACGGCTAGCCACCGGATAACCACCTTCCGCGCCAAAATGGTGGTGCTGGCCACCGGCGGGGCCAGCAAAGTGTACCTTTACACCAGCAACCCGGACGTCGCCACCGGCGACGGCATCGCCCTGGCCTGGCGCGCCGGCTGCCAGGTGGCGAACATGGAATTCATCCAATTCCATCCCACTTGCTTATACCACCCGCAAGCCCGCTCCTTCCTCATCAGCGAAGCGGTACGCGGCGAAGGCGGCCATCTGCTGCTGCAGGACGGCACGCCCTTCATGCAGAATTTCGACCCGCGCGGCGAACTGGCGCCGCGCGACATCGTGGCGCGGGCCATCGACCACGAAATCAAGCGCCTGGGCATCGACTGCGTGTATTTGGACATCAGCCACAAGCCGGCTGAATTCGTGCAAAGCCACTTCCCTACCATCTACCGCCGTTGCCTGGACTTCAACATCGACATCACCCGGCAGCCCATTCCCGTGGTGCCTGCGGCCCATTACACCTGCGGCGGCGTGGTGACCGACCGGCAAGCCCGCACCGGCCTGCCCGGACTCTACGCCATCGGCGAAACCGCCTGCACCGGCCTGCACGGCGCCAACCGCCTGGCCAGCAACTCCCTGCAGGAATGCTTGGTTTTCGCCAAGCAAGCCGCCGACGACATTACCGCCCGGCTGGCGGACACCCCGCCGCCGCCGGAACTTCCGGATTGGGACGAATCCCAGGTGACCGATTCGGACGAAGAAGTGGTGGTCGCCCACAACTGGCACGAAATCCGTCAATTCATGTGGGATTACGTCGGCATCGTGCGCAGCGACAAGCGGCTGGAGCGCGCCCTGCACCGCGCCGAACTGCTGAAAAAAGAAATCGCCGAATACTACGGCCATTTCAAGGTGACCAGCGACCTGCTGGAGCTGCGCAACCTGGTTATCGTAGCCGAGCTCATCATCCGCAGCGCCATGCGGCGCAAGGAAAGCCGCGGCCTGCATTTCACCTTGGATTATCCGCACCCCGACGACAGCCAGCCTCCGCGCAACACGGTGCTCACGCCCGGCGAGCGCCATGTCCCGCTTCCCTGA
- the rpoE gene encoding RNA polymerase sigma factor RpoE produces MNRPLEAEDAGEALDGELVARVQAGDKKAFDLLVLKYQHRIVQVVNRYIKDPSESLDVAQDAFIKAYRALPGFRGESAFFTWLYRIAINTAKNHLAMRGRRPADDDVGVEDAEQMESAVRLRDNETPEGLALTEELGEAVRSAIEDLPEDLRTAISLRELEGLSYEEIAEVMQCPVGTVRSRIFRAREFIDKRLRPLLD; encoded by the coding sequence ATGAATCGGCCCCTGGAAGCGGAGGATGCCGGAGAGGCCCTGGACGGCGAACTGGTCGCTCGAGTTCAGGCGGGCGACAAGAAGGCCTTCGATTTGTTGGTGCTCAAATACCAGCATCGCATCGTTCAGGTCGTCAACCGCTATATCAAGGATCCGTCCGAGTCCCTGGATGTGGCCCAGGACGCCTTTATCAAGGCCTATAGGGCGTTGCCCGGTTTTCGCGGCGAGAGCGCTTTTTTCACTTGGCTGTACCGTATCGCCATCAATACGGCCAAGAACCATCTCGCCATGCGCGGGCGTCGCCCGGCCGATGACGACGTGGGTGTGGAAGATGCGGAACAAATGGAGTCCGCCGTCCGTCTAAGAGACAACGAAACGCCCGAAGGATTGGCTCTCACAGAAGAATTGGGCGAGGCGGTGCGCTCCGCCATAGAGGATTTGCCGGAGGATTTGCGCACGGCCATCAGCCTGCGGGAGCTGGAAGGACTCAGCTACGAGGAAATCGCCGAGGTGATGCAATGCCCGGTGGGGACTGTGCGTTCGCGTATATTTCGAGCCCGCGAGTTCATCGATAAGCGGTTGCGTCCGCTGTTGGATTAG
- a CDS encoding sigma-E factor negative regulatory protein translates to MENQDEKVSDPALQRLSLLMDDELGSFEAGQLLSRMGDDEALRASWQRYHLIRQGLRGGTALLADEDFAQRLSQRMAAEPVFLGSQRKRREWLKPAGGLALAAAISALAVLGMKEYGVGSLPYSSDRWVAAGGVGGVQQAGNGLLSPEKLNEYLIMHNEGVYSAGAGEMLPQSRVVSIVNP, encoded by the coding sequence ATGGAAAACCAAGACGAAAAAGTTAGTGATCCCGCGTTGCAGCGGCTTTCCCTGTTGATGGACGACGAATTGGGATCGTTCGAGGCCGGCCAGTTGTTGTCGCGCATGGGCGACGACGAGGCGTTGCGTGCTTCCTGGCAGCGTTATCACCTGATTCGCCAGGGTTTGCGTGGCGGCACGGCGCTCTTGGCCGACGAGGATTTCGCGCAGCGGTTGAGCCAGCGCATGGCCGCGGAGCCGGTTTTCCTCGGTTCGCAACGTAAGCGGCGCGAGTGGCTCAAGCCGGCCGGCGGCCTGGCTTTGGCGGCGGCGATTTCCGCTCTGGCGGTATTGGGCATGAAGGAATACGGCGTCGGCTCCCTGCCTTATTCGTCGGATCGTTGGGTGGCGGCCGGCGGTGTCGGCGGCGTTCAGCAAGCCGGCAACGGGCTGCTCTCGCCGGAGAAGCTGAACGAGTACCTGATTATGCACAATGAGGGCGTTTATTCGGCGGGAGCGGGTGAAATGCTGCCGCAATCGCGTGTGGTGAGCATCGTAAATCCTTGA
- a CDS encoding MucB/RseB C-terminal domain-containing protein yields the protein MASPSRSIFFVIRLMLLVCCSCSAFVAAAEAPQDALGWLTAMRDARKNLDFTGKAALLRDSQVQIVAVEHAVVNGTERECMHSLDQPGHEIVRQAGSATYFLPEAQRSVAGGKPLRVDGLGTLPEDLASYQRFYRFNLGAREQLIGRSVQEVLIEPLDEYRYGRRYWIDVDSKLPLKYQALNGERVLEQLVFSELSLNKAAVGTFPEHKAAPYVQEALPLESLQWRLERVPPGYRLVSYMRHSAPGKKPVEHLLLSDGLSALSLYIEESDGAAGLKKQVRHFGAMHFYSRAMNGYQITVMGEAPLAAVGLVGDGVERAEQR from the coding sequence ATGGCTTCGCCGTCCCGGAGCATCTTTTTCGTCATCCGCTTGATGCTGTTGGTCTGTTGCTCCTGCTCGGCTTTCGTTGCCGCAGCCGAGGCGCCGCAGGACGCTCTGGGCTGGTTGACGGCGATGCGCGATGCGCGCAAAAACCTCGATTTTACCGGTAAGGCGGCTTTGCTGCGCGACAGCCAAGTGCAAATCGTCGCCGTGGAGCACGCCGTCGTCAACGGCACCGAACGGGAGTGCATGCACTCCTTGGATCAGCCCGGCCACGAGATCGTGCGGCAGGCCGGCAGTGCCACCTACTTTCTTCCCGAGGCGCAGCGTTCCGTGGCTGGCGGCAAGCCGCTGCGGGTGGACGGTCTCGGAACGTTGCCGGAGGATTTGGCCAGTTATCAGCGCTTTTATCGTTTCAACTTGGGCGCGAGAGAGCAGTTGATCGGCCGCTCGGTGCAGGAAGTGCTTATTGAGCCGCTGGACGAATACCGCTACGGCCGGCGTTATTGGATCGACGTGGACAGCAAGCTGCCCCTTAAATACCAAGCGCTCAATGGCGAGCGGGTGCTGGAGCAGCTGGTGTTTTCCGAGCTGAGCCTGAACAAGGCTGCGGTGGGAACGTTTCCGGAACACAAAGCGGCGCCCTATGTGCAGGAAGCCCTGCCGCTGGAGTCGCTGCAATGGCGATTGGAGCGGGTGCCGCCCGGATACCGGCTGGTTTCCTATATGCGTCACAGCGCGCCGGGCAAAAAACCGGTGGAGCATCTCTTGCTTAGCGACGGCCTGTCGGCCTTGTCCCTTTATATCGAAGAAAGTGACGGCGCCGCCGGCTTGAAAAAGCAGGTACGGCATTTCGGCGCCATGCATTTTTATTCTCGGGCCATGAACGGCTATCAGATTACGGTGATGGGCGAGGCGCCGCTGGCGGCGGTGGGCCTGGTGGGTGACGGTGTTGAACGCGCGGAGCAACGGTGA
- a CDS encoding SoxR reducing system RseC family protein encodes MLEEQVTVTAVDGATAWVEAAVSPCGGCSQVCSSALLQKHLGKNRAPLAVRSPLLLKPGDRVVIGIDERALLWGSLLVYVLPLCGLLAGAVLAESLAVGWGGIADWPAPLGGVFGFAVSVVAVKKLPKLGAAALQPVVLRKISL; translated from the coding sequence ATGTTGGAAGAGCAAGTGACGGTGACCGCGGTGGACGGGGCGACGGCCTGGGTGGAAGCCGCCGTGTCCCCTTGCGGCGGATGTTCGCAGGTCTGTTCCTCCGCTTTGCTGCAAAAACATTTGGGAAAGAATCGTGCGCCGCTGGCGGTCCGTTCGCCGTTGCTGCTTAAGCCGGGCGATCGGGTGGTGATCGGTATTGACGAAAGGGCACTGTTGTGGGGCTCCTTGCTGGTCTATGTGCTACCATTGTGCGGCTTGCTGGCGGGGGCTGTCCTCGCGGAATCGCTGGCGGTCGGCTGGGGCGGCATAGCGGATTGGCCGGCGCCTTTGGGCGGCGTGTTCGGTTTCGCTGTCAGCGTGGTTGCCGTCAAAAAATTACCTAAGCTGGGGGCGGCTGCCCTGCAGCCCGTGGTTCTCCGTAAAATTTCTCTTTAG
- a CDS encoding DegQ family serine endoprotease, which produces MRKGFGIVAGILVLGLLAAGPARAQLPDFTGLVEKNSAAVVNISTTQKMSSAERELPDGMELPDGIPNDELFRHFFGDGGGEPSEVQSLGSGFVISQDGYVITNQHVVKDADEIVVRLSDRRELVAKLIGADKRSDIALLKIDADNLPVVRMGVSESLKVGEWVLAIGSPFGFDHSVTAGIVSAKGRSLPSDNYVPFIQTDVAINPGNSGGPLFGLDGRVVGVNSQIYSRTGGFMGLSFAIPIEVAMKVVDQLKSQGYVSRGWIGVQIQDVTRELAESFGMNRPKGALVSKLLPKSPAQEAGLQIGDIIVEFNGREIATSASLPPLVGMTAVGDTANLKVIRQGETKQLKIKIGMLPDEDHPVVGMHKAPDVVTNALGMAVSDLSAEQRAQLEVEKNGVLVQSVKDGPAYDAGIRKGDVILRIQNDTIRDMKHFNQVLKDLPKKKSIAVLVQRRGGSLFLALKLPD; this is translated from the coding sequence ATGCGTAAAGGTTTCGGAATCGTTGCCGGGATACTCGTCCTGGGATTGCTGGCGGCTGGCCCGGCCCGTGCCCAATTGCCGGATTTCACCGGATTGGTGGAAAAGAACAGCGCGGCGGTGGTCAACATCAGCACCACGCAAAAGATGTCTTCGGCCGAGCGTGAGTTGCCGGACGGCATGGAACTGCCGGATGGCATTCCCAACGACGAGCTGTTCCGTCACTTTTTCGGCGACGGCGGCGGCGAACCCAGCGAAGTGCAGTCCTTGGGCTCCGGCTTCGTCATTTCCCAGGACGGTTACGTCATCACCAACCAGCACGTGGTGAAGGACGCCGACGAAATCGTCGTGCGCCTGTCGGATCGGCGCGAGTTGGTCGCCAAATTGATCGGCGCCGACAAGCGCAGCGATATCGCCTTGCTCAAGATCGACGCCGACAACCTGCCGGTGGTGCGCATGGGGGTGTCGGAAAGCCTGAAGGTGGGGGAATGGGTGCTGGCTATCGGTTCGCCTTTCGGCTTCGACCATTCCGTCACGGCCGGTATCGTCAGCGCCAAGGGCCGCAGCCTGCCCAGCGACAATTACGTGCCCTTCATCCAAACCGACGTGGCCATCAATCCGGGCAATTCCGGCGGGCCGTTGTTCGGCCTTGACGGTCGCGTGGTGGGCGTCAATTCGCAGATTTACAGCCGCACCGGCGGTTTCATGGGACTGTCTTTCGCCATTCCCATCGAAGTGGCCATGAAAGTGGTGGACCAGCTCAAGTCCCAAGGCTATGTCTCGCGCGGCTGGATCGGTGTGCAGATTCAAGACGTGACGCGGGAGTTGGCCGAATCATTCGGTATGAACCGCCCCAAGGGCGCGCTGGTGTCCAAGCTGTTGCCCAAGAGCCCGGCGCAAGAGGCCGGTCTGCAAATCGGCGACATCATCGTCGAGTTCAACGGCCGCGAGATCGCCACCTCGGCTTCCCTGCCGCCCCTGGTGGGCATGACCGCGGTGGGCGACACGGCGAACCTCAAAGTGATACGCCAAGGCGAAACCAAACAACTGAAGATCAAGATCGGCATGTTGCCCGACGAGGACCACCCGGTGGTCGGCATGCACAAAGCCCCCGACGTTGTGACCAACGCCCTGGGCATGGCGGTGTCGGACTTGAGCGCGGAGCAGCGCGCGCAGCTGGAAGTGGAGAAAAACGGCGTGCTGGTGCAGTCGGTCAAGGACGGCCCGGCTTACGATGCCGGCATCCGCAAGGGCGACGTGATTCTACGCATCCAGAACGATACGATCCGCGACATGAAGCACTTCAACCAAGTGCTCAAGGACTTGCCGAAGAAGAAATCCATCGCGGTGCTGGTGCAGCGGCGCGGCGGCTCTTTGTTCCTGGCCCTTAAACTTCCCGATTAA
- the lepA gene encoding translation elongation factor 4 produces MTDLRHIRNFSIIAHIDHGKSTLADRFIQMCGGLSAREMSAQVLDSMDIERERGITIKAQSVTLDYKAKDGETYQLNFIDTPGHVDFSYEVSRSLAACEGALLVVDAAQGVEAQSVANCYTALEHGLEVLPVLNKVDLPSADPDKVIKEIEEIIGIPADEAPRISAKTGLNVEDVLEQIVAKVPAPEGDAEAPLQALIIDSWFDNYLGVVSLVRVMQGRIARKQKITVMSTGRSHQVEKVGVFTPKRLEKEGLGTGEVGFVVAGIKDIFGAPVGDTLTATDNPAAEPLPGFQTVQPRVFAGLFPVSSDDYENLREALNKLRLNDAALNFEPETSQALGFGFRCGFLGMLHMEIIQERLEREYDLDLITTAPTVIYEVETTAGEVIHIDNPAKLPPPNVMADIREPIIMANILVPQDYLGAVINLCIEKRGVQSKLAYTGGQVALSYELPLSEVVLDFFDRLKSVSRGYASFDYEFLRFQSAPLVKLDIMINGEKVDALSLIVHRDISQPRGRDLVEKMKELIPRQMFEVAIQAAIGAKIIARSTVSAMRKNVTAKCYGGDTSRKKKLLEKQKEGKKRMKQVGRVEIPQEAFLAVLRVNKD; encoded by the coding sequence GTGACCGATTTGCGCCACATCCGCAATTTTTCCATCATCGCCCATATCGACCACGGCAAGTCCACCCTGGCCGACCGTTTCATCCAGATGTGCGGGGGGTTGAGTGCCAGGGAAATGTCCGCCCAGGTGCTGGACTCCATGGACATCGAGCGGGAGCGCGGCATCACCATCAAGGCCCAGAGCGTCACGCTGGATTACAAGGCCAAGGACGGCGAGACCTACCAGCTCAACTTCATCGACACGCCGGGCCACGTGGACTTTTCCTACGAAGTTTCCCGCTCCCTGGCTGCCTGCGAAGGCGCCCTGCTGGTGGTGGACGCCGCTCAGGGTGTGGAAGCGCAGAGCGTGGCCAATTGCTACACGGCGCTGGAGCACGGCCTGGAAGTTTTGCCGGTGCTGAACAAAGTCGACCTGCCGAGCGCGGACCCGGACAAGGTCATCAAGGAAATCGAGGAAATCATCGGCATCCCCGCCGACGAGGCGCCGCGCATCAGCGCCAAGACCGGCCTCAACGTGGAGGACGTGCTGGAACAGATCGTTGCGAAAGTGCCGGCGCCCGAAGGCGATGCCGAGGCGCCGCTGCAAGCGCTGATCATCGACTCCTGGTTCGATAATTACCTGGGGGTAGTGTCCCTGGTGCGGGTGATGCAGGGCCGCATCGCCCGCAAACAGAAGATCACCGTCATGTCCACCGGACGCAGCCACCAGGTGGAAAAAGTCGGCGTGTTCACCCCCAAGCGCCTGGAGAAGGAAGGCTTGGGCACCGGCGAGGTGGGCTTCGTGGTGGCCGGCATCAAGGACATTTTCGGCGCGCCGGTGGGTGATACCCTCACCGCCACCGATAATCCCGCCGCCGAGCCCCTGCCCGGGTTCCAGACGGTGCAGCCGCGGGTTTTCGCCGGCCTGTTCCCGGTCAGCTCCGACGATTATGAAAACCTGCGCGAGGCGCTCAACAAGCTGCGCCTGAACGACGCCGCCCTTAACTTCGAACCGGAAACCTCCCAGGCCTTGGGCTTCGGTTTCCGCTGCGGTTTCCTCGGCATGCTGCACATGGAGATCATCCAGGAGCGGTTGGAGCGGGAATACGACCTGGACTTGATCACCACCGCGCCCACGGTGATCTACGAGGTGGAAACCACCGCCGGCGAGGTGATCCATATCGACAACCCGGCCAAGCTGCCGCCGCCCAACGTCATGGCCGATATCCGCGAGCCCATCATCATGGCCAATATCCTGGTGCCGCAGGATTATCTGGGCGCGGTCATCAACCTGTGCATCGAGAAGCGCGGCGTGCAGAGCAAGCTCGCGTATACCGGCGGGCAGGTGGCCTTGTCCTATGAGCTGCCCCTGAGCGAGGTGGTGCTGGACTTCTTCGACCGGCTCAAGTCGGTGAGCCGCGGCTATGCCTCTTTCGACTACGAATTCCTGCGCTTCCAGTCCGCGCCCCTGGTGAAACTGGACATCATGATCAACGGCGAGAAAGTGGACGCCTTGTCCCTCATCGTGCATCGGGACATCAGCCAGCCGCGCGGCCGCGACCTGGTGGAGAAGATGAAGGAGCTGATCCCGCGGCAGATGTTCGAGGTGGCCATCCAGGCCGCCATCGGCGCCAAGATCATCGCCCGCTCCACCGTCAGCGCCATGCGCAAGAACGTGACGGCCAAATGTTACGGCGGCGATACGTCGCGCAAGAAAAAGCTGTTGGAAAAGCAAAAGGAAGGCAAAAAACGCATGAAGCAGGTTGGCAGGGTGGAGATTCCGCAAGAAGCGTTTTTGGCCGTGCTGCGGGTCAATAAAGACTAA
- the lepB gene encoding signal peptidase I, which yields MHVDFSLFLVLATAVTGLVWGGYELMLRLGWAPSSSATGEEIAEPWPVDYARSFFPVILIVLLLRSFLVEPFRIPSASMMPTLLIGDFILVNKFAYGIRLPVLRTKVYEVGEPQRGDIVVFRYPKDPRMDYIKRVIGLPGDRIAYFHKQLYVNGQAVRQTPLGTYTGVGSGQSMTGNLRLEEDLIGVSHDILIREEQPTVEGEFVVPAGRYFVMGDNRDNSNDSRYWGTVPEENLVGKAFLIWMNWDWDNHGIAFERLGNVLH from the coding sequence ATGCATGTCGACTTTTCCTTGTTTCTGGTGCTGGCCACGGCCGTGACCGGATTGGTTTGGGGGGGCTACGAGCTGATGCTCCGCTTGGGCTGGGCGCCGTCGTCCTCCGCTACGGGAGAGGAGATCGCGGAGCCGTGGCCGGTGGACTATGCCCGTTCGTTTTTCCCCGTCATTTTGATCGTGTTGTTGCTGCGCTCCTTCCTGGTGGAGCCGTTCCGCATTCCCTCCGCTTCCATGATGCCGACCTTGTTGATCGGTGATTTCATCCTGGTGAACAAATTCGCTTACGGCATCCGCTTGCCGGTGCTGCGAACCAAGGTTTACGAGGTGGGTGAGCCGCAGCGGGGCGACATTGTGGTGTTCCGTTATCCCAAGGACCCGCGCATGGATTACATTAAGCGCGTTATCGGCTTGCCGGGCGACCGTATCGCTTACTTCCACAAGCAACTGTACGTCAACGGCCAAGCGGTGCGGCAGACGCCCCTGGGCACCTACACCGGGGTGGGCAGCGGCCAGAGCATGACCGGCAATTTGCGCTTGGAAGAAGATTTAATCGGCGTCAGCCACGATATACTGATCCGGGAAGAGCAGCCCACGGTGGAAGGGGAGTTCGTGGTGCCGGCCGGGCGGTACTTCGTTATGGGCGATAACCGCGACAACAGCAACGACAGCCGTTATTGGGGCACGGTGCCGGAGGAGAATCTGGTGGGGAAGGCCTTCCTGATTTGGATGAACTGGGATTGGGACAACCACGGCATCGCTTTCGAGCGCCTGGGCAATGTGCTGCACTGA
- a CDS encoding DUF4845 domain-containing protein: MKNSPYKQQGMTFPGMVLTLGLGVFFLTLAFKIGPIYTEHATIKTAMESVKAQPDLTNNTRDMIISLLQKRLEVNNVRILVPENISVTKHGGYVKVEITYDQTVHLFGNLDVVAHFNDAFEVGAE, encoded by the coding sequence ATGAAGAATTCACCGTATAAGCAACAAGGCATGACCTTTCCGGGCATGGTGCTGACCCTGGGCCTGGGGGTCTTCTTTCTGACGCTGGCGTTTAAGATCGGCCCGATTTATACCGAGCACGCCACCATCAAGACCGCCATGGAGTCGGTGAAAGCCCAGCCCGATCTCACCAACAATACCCGCGACATGATCATCTCGCTGCTGCAGAAGCGGCTGGAAGTCAACAACGTCAGGATACTGGTGCCGGAGAATATCTCCGTCACCAAGCACGGCGGTTACGTGAAAGTGGAAATCACCTACGATCAAACCGTGCATTTGTTCGGCAATTTGGACGTGGTGGCGCATTTCAACGATGCCTTCGAGGTCGGCGCGGAGTAA